TGGAGAAGGTGCGCAAGGTCCTCAAGATCGCCAAGGAGCCGATCTCCCTGGAGACGCCGATCGGCGACGAGGAGGACAGCCACCTCGGCGACTTCATCGAGGACAAGAACGCCATCATCCCGCTGGATGCAGCCATCCAGAACAACCTGCGGGAAGCCACCACGCGCGTGCTGTCCAGCCTGACCCCGCGCGAGGAGCGCGTGCTGCGCATGCGCTTCGGCATCGGCATGAACACCGACCACACGCTGGAAGAGGTCGGCCAGCAGTTCAACGTGACGCGCGAGCGTATCCGCCAGATCGAGGCCAAGGCGCTGCGGAAGCTCAAACACCCGAGCCGCAGCCGTAAGCTGCGCAGCTTCCTCGACAACTGAGGCAGGGGTAGGGGCGGTGAAGCTCTCGCTGGTGGAGCCCGCGATCCGCGTGGCGGTGGAGGTGACCTTCCTGCGAATGGAGCGTCCCCCCGCCGGCCCGGCGCCGGCCCTGCCGGCGGATGCCCATGTAGAGGTCGTGGCGGGCTGCACCGTACCCTTCTACCGCTACCTCTATAATACGGTGGGGCAGGATTACGTCTGGTGGCTGCGCCGCACCGTCGGCGATGCCGAGATCGCCAATGTCCTGGCCGACCCTGCCGTCAGCATCCATGTGCTCTACCATGGCGGCGCGCCGGCGGGCTTCTATGAGCTGGAGCGGCGGGGCAGCGGGCAGACCAATATCGCCTATTTCGGCCTGCTGCCCCATGCCGTCGGGCGCGGCATGGGCGCCGGTTTCCTCCGCCACGCCATCGACCAGGGCTGGGCGCGCGGCACGCGGCTGCTGACGGTGAATACCTGCACCGCCGACCATCCGCGCGCCCTGCCAAACTACCGGGCCGCCGGCTTCACCGAGACGCGGCGGGTGCGGGAGATCTGGCCGGTGCCGGTGCGCCTCGGCCTCAAGGTGCCGGAGCGGCTGCTGGCGGGGTAGGGGGCGGCGCCTCGGTCCTGGCTAGCACCGGCCCGAAGAAGGCAGCGAAATTCTCCTTCGTGGCCATGATCCTGCGGATTTCCGCCACCTGGGGCGGTATCGGCAGGCCCAGCAGGCGCGCCAGATAGCAGAAGGTGGTGACCCGTTCCGCCACGGGCAGGCGCCGTTGCCGCAGCGCATCGCCCACGCGCATCTGGATCTCGTCCAGGCGCAGCCCCTGGTCGCGCTGCTGGGCGCGCAGAAGCTGCCGGAAGACCCTGGAGGTCGGGGCGTTCATGAAGCTGATGGGCTCGTGCCGGATATGGGCGGAGAGCCGGGCGTCATCCTTCCGCAGGATGGCCTGCAGCAACTGCTGGTCACCGGGCGTGCCATGCTCATACCAGTTCGTGGCCTGGCGGAGCCGGTCCTCCGGGATCGCCTCGGCCGCTTCCTTCCAGGCGCGCATCACATCCCGCGTGTCGGGATGCGCGAGATTGGCGAGGAAGATGCCGTCATTCACCTCCCAACTCAGCTTGCTGGCGCTCAGGGCGAAGACGAAGGAATGGTCCCGGCAATCGGCCAGATAAGCGCGGATGTCGAAGCCGACATCATGCACCCAGGCATCGGCGTCCAGATGCAGGTACCAGCCGGTAAAGCCCAGATCGAGCAGGTTGTTGATCAGGAAGATGCGGTTGTAGCAGGCCTGCCAGGGATGGAAGCCGCGGATGATGCCCTGGTGGCAGGTGTAGTCGATATCGTGCTGGAGGCAGAATTCCCGGTTGATCCGGGCCGTGCTGCGCAACATGAAGAAGTAGTTCACCGGGTCGGCTGACTGGATCAGGACGATATCCCGTTCAGGCTTCAGTGCACGCATCGCGTCCGGTTCCCCGAGGTCAGGCGGAGAGATGAATATCCCGTCCAGCGCCCAGCTTCAGTTCACGTTGCTGCGGTAAGCCTTGCCTGGGGAATTCGCGGAAGTGCCGCCCTTGAGCCCCGGTCTCAGGCCGCCGGGATGGAAGGCGTGTCATCCTCGCCCAGCGCCTGCCGCAGGAAGGCGGCCAGGCTGGCCTTGTCCGCCATGATGGCGCGGATGCCGGCGGCATCCAGGGGCAGGGGCAGGTCCAGCGCCCGGGCCAGGTTGCAGAAGGTCGTCACGGGCTCTTCCGCCGGCAGGCCCTGCGCGGCCATCGCCGTCTCCACCTGCAGCTGGATGGTGTCCAGCCGCTTCACCGGGTCGCGCTGATGGGAGCGCAGCAACTGGCGGATGAAGCTGGCCTCGGGGCCGTTCATGAAGCTGAAGTGCTCATGGTGCAGATGCGCGCAGAGGCGGAATTCGTCCCGCCGCAGCACGGTGTGCAGCAGCTGCTGGTCCTCGGGAATCTGCGCCCAGTCCGTCGCCCGGCGCATCCGTTCGGGCGAGATGGCCTCGATCTCCTGCTTCCAGGTGCGCAGCACTTCCTGGGTGTCGGGGTGCGCCAGATTGGCTAGGAAGACGCCGTTATTGACGTCCCAGACCCGGTCGGTGGCGCCTGGGGCGAAGACGAGGGATTTATCGGCGATGCCGGCCAGGTAGTCGCGCAGGTTGAAGCCGGTGTCATGCACCCAGGCATCGGCATCCAGATGCAGATACCAGCCGGTGAAGCCGAGATCGAGCAGCTGGTTGAGGGTGAAGACCCGGTTGTAGGAGGCGTGCCAGGGGTGGAAGCCCCGGACGACCCCGTAATGGCAGAGATACAGAATGTCCTGCCGCCGGCAGAATTCCCGGTTGATGCGGGAGGTGCTGCGGAGCATCGGGAAATAACGCTTGGGGTCGGCTGACTGGCCCAGGACGATGTCCTGCTCCGGCTTCAGCAGCAGCATGGTCAGCCTCCCCGATCAAACCGGGCGGGGTCGGCGCCCCGCCCCTGTTGCGGCGTTACTTGGCCGCGGCGATCTGCTGCTCCAGGATCTTCGCCGCCTCTTCGGCATTGCCCCAGTTCCGCACCTTCACCCACTTGCCGGGCTCCAGGTCCTTATAGCGGGTGAAGAAATGCTCGATGGCGTCGCGGATGATCTTCGGCAGATCCGACACGTCCTTCACATCGGTATAGGCGGTATGCAGCTTGTCATGCGGCACGCAGACCAGCTTCTCGTCCTGGCCGCTCTCGTCCTCCATGAAGAGAACGCCGATCGGGCGGCAGCGGATCACTGCGCCGGGCACGATCGGGGCGGGCGCCAGCACCAGCGCGTCCGAGGGGTCGCCGTCATCGGCCAGGGTGCCGGGGACGAAGCCATAAGCCGCCGGATAGGCCATCGGGGTGAAGAGGAAGCGATCGACCACGACGGCGCCGCTGTCCTTGTCCAGCTCATACTTCACCTGCGACCCCTGCGGGATCTCGATGACGACATTGATGTCGTAAGGCGGGTTCTTGCCGGTGGAGAGCTTCGAAATGTCCATCTGGGTGGCCCATCCAAGTTGTTGCAGTCGTACGGAAGCTGGGTGGAGGCGCTGTAGCAGGGGGCGCGGCGGGCGTCTATTCGGCAGCACTCTTGCCGGCCGGAAGCGGGCCAGGGCACCATGTGGCGGAAAAGGCGCGCGCCGCCAGCGCCGCCCGAGGGGGAGTGGAGCCGCATGACCACGCGCCGGAGCTTCTTGGCCGCGACCGCCCTGACCAGCCTCCTGGCGCCGTGGGCGCGGGCACAGTCCCCCCGGCCCGGCGCCAGCCCCGCGACGCCGGCCACGCCGGAGCTGATCGTCGAGAAGAAGATCTTCGAGTTCCAGAACTACCGCACCCGCGGCGGCGCCGCCCTGCCCACTGGCCGCGTGGGCTACCAGACGGCCGGCACGCTGAACGCGGCCGGCGACAACGCGGTGTTGATCACCCACTTCTTCACCGGCACCAGCCATGCCTTCGGCCGTTACGCTGCGGGGGAGGCGCCGGGCTACTGGAACGACATCATCGGCCCGGGGAAGCCGATCGATACCGACCGGTACTTCGTCGTGTCATCCGACACCCTGGCCAATCTGAACGCGCGCGACCCCCGCACCACCACCACCGGACCCGCCTCGGTCAATCCGGCCACGGGGCGGCCCTACGGCATGGAATTCCCGGTGGTCTCCATCCGCGACTTCGTGGATGTGCAGAAGCTGCTGCTGGAAAGCCTGGGGGTGCGGAAGCTGGCCCTGGTGGCCGGTGCCAGCATGGGAGCGTTGCAGGCCATCGAATGGGCCTGCGCCTATCCCGGGCTGGTGGACCGTGTCATGGCCGCCGTCACGACCGGCGAGATGGATGCCTGGATGCTGGGCTGGCTGGATGTCTGGGAGGCGCCGATCCGCATGGACCCCAACTGGCGCAATGGCGACTACTACGCCCAGGGACGCCAGCCTCCCTTGCAGGGATTGGCGGAGGCGCTCCGCATCGTCACCCTGCATTCGCGCGACCGGGGTTGGGCACGGGAGTTTGGCCGCCGCCCCGCGGAGGGCCAGGACCCCTCCCGCCGCATCCAGGACCGGTTCGCCGTCGAGCAATGGCTGGAGGATGCCGCCGCCGCCCGCGCCAGGCTCTCGGACGCGAATTCCTTCCTCTATCTGACGCGCGCCAACCAGCTCTTCCTGAACGAATATACCGACCGGGACGCCGCCCTGGCCCGCACCCGGGCGAAATGGCTGATCATGCCCGCCGCCGGGGACCGGGTTTTCCCGGTGGAATATGCGCGGGAGCTGGCGGAGGCGCTGCGCGGCATGGACCAGCCGGTGGAACTGGTGGAACTGAAGGGAAGGCTCGGCCATCTGGAGGGGGTGAGCGGCCTCGGGCAGGGGGAAGATGCCATCCGCGGCCTGCTGGCCCGTTGAGCCGCTCCCCCCCCTGGCGGATTCCTTCCCGCCGGTCTAGCTATCGGATGATCCTCCTGGCGCCTGTAGCTCAATTGGTTAGAGCGGGCCGCTCATAACGGCTTGGTTGCGGGTTCAAGTCCTGCCGGGCGCAGGGGGAACGGCACAGGCGTGCAAGGCGCTCCGGATTCCGTGATCGTGCTTGCAACACAACGATGCATCACGGAAATTGCGGCCCACCGCCGGGACTGGCGGCAGGTCGGGGTGCCGCATGCCTTCAGCCATCCATCAGAATCTGGATGCCATCGCTCCGACCCGGGCAGCGGGCCGTGACGCATGGCCTCTCTGGCTGAGGCGAGAAACAGGCGCCGAGCCCTGGCTGCCAGCCTGGTGCCGTGGCCGCAGCCTGTTCTTCTGGGGTATGGCGAATCTCTCGGTCCTGCTGGCCTATCTGGTGCTTGGTTGTGCCGTCGGCCGGTTCTTCGCCGCCTTCGGCCTCTTCCCCGCTCCCATCTGGCTGCCGGCCGGGCTGGCGGCGACGGCCAGCATGATGGGGGGCGCGCGCCTCCTGCCGGGTGTCTTCCTCGGCTCCTTCCTGGTCAATGCGCTGGCTTTCGAGGCCCCGCCCACGGTGGCGGCGGCTATTTCCCTGGGCAATGCCCTGGGGCCGCTGGCGGGCGCCATGCTGACGCGCCGGCTGCGCCCGGCCACAGGCCTGTTCACGCGCTTCAGCGGCGTAGTGGCCTTCATCATCGGGCTGGTGCTGCTGCATGCCCTGCTCACCGCCAGCATCGGCACGCTTTCCCTGCTGAGCCTGGGCGGCCTGCCCTGGCAGGATGCCTGGGGCACCTGGGCCGGCTGGGTGCTCTGCGATGCCGGCGGCACCTTCTATTTCGCTCCCTCCCTGGCGCTTTGGCTGGGGCTGGAGCGGGTGCCGCCGGCGCCCGGCCGTGCCGCCGGCGGTGCCCAGGGGATGCTGTTCCTGGATGGCGCCGTCTGGCTGGCCACGGCGGGGCTGGCCGTGCTGGTCTTTTCCATCAATCTGCCGGACCGCCTGCCTTCCGCGCAGCTGGTCTTTCTGCTGGCGGTGCCGCTTTCCTGGGTCGCGCTGCGGATCTCGCTGCGCGCGGCCTATACGCTGCTGACCATCCTCTGCGTCATCGCCTCGGCCGGCACGGTCGCGGGCCTCGGACCCTTCCAGGGTCCGGGCGTGGCCAATCCGATGCAGTCGGCCAGCATGTTGATCGTGCTCTGCGCCATGAACGTGCTGACCCTGATGGCATTGGTGAGTGAGCGGCGGGAGGCTGAATGGGCCCTGGCCGACGCCAATCGGACCCTGGAATACCGGGTGGCCGAGCGAACGGAGCAGCTCCGGCGGCTGGTCGGGACGGATGCGCTGACAGGGATCGCCAACCGCCGAGGCTTCCTGGAACAGGCGGAGCGGGCGCTGGTGGCATCACGGGGCCAGGGCAGGCCGTTCTCGCTGATCACCTTCGATCTCGACCATTTCAAGGCCATCAATGACTGCGCCGGCCATGCCGGTGGCGACGCCGTGCTGCGCGCGGTCGCCCGGCGTTGCCAGGAGGCGCTGCGGGCGGAGGATCTCCTCGGCCGTCTGGGAGGCGAGGAATTCGCCATCGCCCTGCCTGGCGTGGACCGCGCCGGCGCCCTGGCCCTGGCCGAGCGGCTGCGCCAGGTGCTGCGGGAGGTGCGGCCCGGCTTCGCCTTGCCTGGCCACTACCTGTCCGCCAGCTTCGGCATCGCCGTCCGGCAGCCGGGGGAGGGGCTGAACAGTCTGCTGCTGCGGGCCGATGGTGCCCTCTATGCCGCCAAGAATGCCGGCCGCGATCAGGTGCACGAGGCGAGGGGGAATGACCCGGCCGCCGCCTGAACCCGCTTACGCTTGGCGTAGGGCGCCCCGGTGGCTAGAACCGGGGCCGAACCTCTCGCCGGAATAGTGTCGCGCCATGGCCCCTCAGTACGTTTACGTGATGAAAGACCTCACCAAGTCCTATCCGGGCGGGCGTGAGATCTTCAAAGGCATCACCCTTTCCTTCCTGAACACCGCGAAGATCGGCGTGCTCGGGCCCAACGGCGCCGGTAAGTCGACGCTGATGCGCATCATGGCCGGGCAGGACAAGGAGTTCGGCGGCGAGGCCTGGGCGGCCGAGGGCGTGCGGGTGGGCTACCTGAGCCAGGAGCCGCATCTCGACCCCGAGAAGACGGTCGGCGAGAATGTCATGGACGCCTTCGGCACGCTGAAGACGGACCTGGAGCGCTTCAACGAGATCTCGATGAAGTTCGCCGAGGAGATGAGCGAGGAGGAGATGAATACCCTCCTGGCCGAGCAGGCCGAGCTGCAGGAGAAGATCGACGCCGCCGACGGCTGGGACCTGGAGCGCAAGATCGACATCGCGCTGGACGCCCTGCGCGCCCCGCCGGCAGAGAGCTCGGTGACCAACCTCTCGGGCGGCGAGCGCCGCCGCGTGGCGCTGGTCAAGCTGCTGCTGGAGAAGCCCGACCTGCTGCTGCTCGACGAGCCGACCAACCACCTGGATGCCGAGAGCGTCTCCTGGCTGGAAAAGACGCTGCGCGACTATGAGGGCGCGGTGCTGGTCGTCACCCATGACCGCTACTTCCTGGACAATGTCACCAACTGGATCCTGGAAGTCGACCGCGGCCGCGGCATTCCCTACGAGGGCAACTACTCCGCCTACCTGAATGCCAAGCGCAAGCGCTTGCAGCAGGAGGAGAAGGAGGAGAGCACCCGCCAGCGCCAGCTGGCCGAGGAGCAGGAATGGATCGGCCGCAGCCCGGCCGCGCGCCAGGCCAAGAGCAAGGCGCGTATCCAGGCCTATGAGGAGCTGCTGGCCAAGAGCCAGGAGCGCGCACCCGACCCGACCGAGATCCAGATCCCGCCCGCGCCGCGCCTGGGCAACACGGTCATCGAGGCCACCGACCTGCGGAAGGGCTTCGGCAACAATCTGCTGATCGACGGCCTGTCCTTCAAGCTGCCGCCCGGCGGCATCGTCGGCGTCATCGGCCCCAACGGCGCCGGCAAGTCCACGCTGTTCAAGATGATCACGGGCAAGGAGCAGCCGGACGGCGGCACGCTGAAGATCGGCGAGACCGTCAGCCTGGGTTACGTGGACCAGTCCCGCGACACGCTGGATGACAAGCGCACCGTCTGGCAGGAAATCTCCGACGGGCAGGACATGATCATGATGGGCAAGCGGGCGGTGCCGTCGCGCGCCTATGCCGCCGCCTTCAACTTCAAGGGCGGGGACCAGCAGAAGCCGGTGGGCGTGCTCTCGGGCGGTGAGCGTAACCGCCTGCACCTGGCGAAGATGCTGCGCGAGCCGCACAACGTCATCCTGCTCGATGAGCCGACCAACGACCTGGACGTCGATACCCTGCGCGCGCTGGAAGAGGCGCTGCAGGACTTCGCCGGCTGCGCCGTGATCATCTCGCATGATCGCTGGTTCCTCGACCGGCTGGCGACGCATATCATGGCCTTCGAGGGCGAGAGCCATGTCGAGTGGTTCGAAGGCAACTACCAGGCCTATGAAGCCGACCGACGCCGCCGCCTGGGCGCGGCTGCCGATCAGCCGCACCGGATCAAGTACCGCCCCCTGACCCGGTGATGGACGGTGGCTGGGGGGGCGATGCCCCCCATGTGGTGCGCACGGACCGGCTGGTCCTGCGCCCCGTCTGCCCCGCGCATCTGGACGACCTCATCCGTCTGAAGGGGGATGAGGCCGCCTTCGGGCTGATGCTGCACGGCACCCGCAGCGCGGCGCGCACGGCTGAGGAATTGCAGGACGACATGGCCTTCTGGGCCGTGCGTGGCTACGGCACCTGGGCGGTGCACCGGGCGGAGGATGACGCCTTCCTGGGTATCGTCGGCTTGATGGAACGGCCGGATGGGCGCGGCATCGCGCTGCGCTTCTCGCTCTGGCCATGGTCGCGCGGCAAGGGCTACGCGCGGGAAGCCGCGCGGGCGGTGCTGGAATTCGGCCATGCAGCCGGGCTCTCGCGCATCATCGCCGTGGCGCGGGAGAGCAACCTGGCGTCCCGCGCCGTGCTGACCGACCTCGGCCTGCGCGAATGCGACCACTACATGCATCAGGAATACCCGATGCGCGTCTATGAAAGCCTGCGGCCGCCGTTGGCGCGGCAGCGGGCCTAGAACAGGACCCGGCCGGGTGGGGATGCTCGCCCGGCCGCCGCTCCGGCACTGGCGGGGATCTGTGCCGAGGATGGGTTGACGATCTCGGCCTCTGGCACCGCCGGCAGCCCTTCTGCCGCGTCGCGCAGCCAGGGCCCCAACTCGGATGCCGGGTGGGGGCGGCCGAAGAAATAGCCCTGGCCGAGATCGCAACCCATGGAGGCGATTCGCCGCATGGTGCTGGCGTCCTCGATCCCCTCCGCCGTGGTGCCCAGACCCAGCGCCCGCGCCAGCCCGATGATGGCGGAGACATAGCGCCCGCTCTCCGGCGCCGAGGCCAGGGCGACGACGAAGCTGCGGTCGATCTTGAGCCGGTCCACCGCCAGTTCCTTCACCATCCGCAGGCTGGCATAGCCGGTGCCGAAATCGTCCAGCGCCACGCGGATGCCGGCCTCCCGCAGCATTCCCAGCAGCCGCTTGGCGGTGCCGAGGTCATGGACGATGCCGGTCTCCGTCACCTCCAGCTCCAGCCGCAGCGGGCTGAGCCCGGTCTCGGACAGGATGTTCAGCACGGTCCCGGAGAGGGCGGCATCCTGCAGTTGCAGCGGTGACATGTTGACGGCGATCTTCAGCCCGTCCGGCCACTGGGTGGCGTCGTGGCAGGCCTGGCGCAGCAGGTCGTTGAAGAGCGGCGAGATCAGCCCGCCAAGCTCGGCATGGGTAATGAATTCCGAGGGCGGCAGCACCCCCCGGTCCGGATGCTTCCAGCGCGCCAGGACTTCCAGCCCGATCAGCCGCCGGCTGCGCAGATCCACCAGCGGCTGGTAATAGGGGATGATCTCGCCCGCCGTGATCGCCTGCCGCAGCCGCACCTTGAAGACGGTCTTCTCGCGCAGCTCCTCTTCCATCTCGCTGGCGAAGAAGAAGTAGCGGCCAGGGCCGGCGCGCTTGGCATGGTCCATCGCCATATCGGCGGTGCGCAGCAGGTTCTGGCTGTCATGGCCCTGTTCCGGGCAGCGGGAGATGCCGATGCTGGCGCCGATCTCGGCGACCAGATCCTCGGTCACCACGGGGGCGGCCATCACCTGCAGGATATGCTCGGCCAGCTCGGCCGCCAGGTGGCCATCGGCCAGCAGAATGGCGAATTCATC
This genomic window from Roseomonas marmotae contains:
- the ppa gene encoding inorganic diphosphatase, whose protein sequence is MDISKLSTGKNPPYDINVVIEIPQGSQVKYELDKDSGAVVVDRFLFTPMAYPAAYGFVPGTLADDGDPSDALVLAPAPIVPGAVIRCRPIGVLFMEDESGQDEKLVCVPHDKLHTAYTDVKDVSDLPKIIRDAIEHFFTRYKDLEPGKWVKVRNWGNAEEAAKILEQQIAAAK
- the ettA gene encoding energy-dependent translational throttle protein EttA codes for the protein MAPQYVYVMKDLTKSYPGGREIFKGITLSFLNTAKIGVLGPNGAGKSTLMRIMAGQDKEFGGEAWAAEGVRVGYLSQEPHLDPEKTVGENVMDAFGTLKTDLERFNEISMKFAEEMSEEEMNTLLAEQAELQEKIDAADGWDLERKIDIALDALRAPPAESSVTNLSGGERRRVALVKLLLEKPDLLLLDEPTNHLDAESVSWLEKTLRDYEGAVLVVTHDRYFLDNVTNWILEVDRGRGIPYEGNYSAYLNAKRKRLQQEEKEESTRQRQLAEEQEWIGRSPAARQAKSKARIQAYEELLAKSQERAPDPTEIQIPPAPRLGNTVIEATDLRKGFGNNLLIDGLSFKLPPGGIVGVIGPNGAGKSTLFKMITGKEQPDGGTLKIGETVSLGYVDQSRDTLDDKRTVWQEISDGQDMIMMGKRAVPSRAYAAAFNFKGGDQQKPVGVLSGGERNRLHLAKMLREPHNVILLDEPTNDLDVDTLRALEEALQDFAGCAVIISHDRWFLDRLATHIMAFEGESHVEWFEGNYQAYEADRRRRLGAAADQPHRIKYRPLTR
- a CDS encoding E22 family MetX-like putative esterase codes for the protein MTTRRSFLAATALTSLLAPWARAQSPRPGASPATPATPELIVEKKIFEFQNYRTRGGAALPTGRVGYQTAGTLNAAGDNAVLITHFFTGTSHAFGRYAAGEAPGYWNDIIGPGKPIDTDRYFVVSSDTLANLNARDPRTTTTGPASVNPATGRPYGMEFPVVSIRDFVDVQKLLLESLGVRKLALVAGASMGALQAIEWACAYPGLVDRVMAAVTTGEMDAWMLGWLDVWEAPIRMDPNWRNGDYYAQGRQPPLQGLAEALRIVTLHSRDRGWAREFGRRPAEGQDPSRRIQDRFAVEQWLEDAAAARARLSDANSFLYLTRANQLFLNEYTDRDAALARTRAKWLIMPAAGDRVFPVEYARELAEALRGMDQPVELVELKGRLGHLEGVSGLGQGEDAIRGLLAR
- a CDS encoding sensor domain-containing diguanylate cyclase, translating into MPSAIHQNLDAIAPTRAAGRDAWPLWLRRETGAEPWLPAWCRGRSLFFWGMANLSVLLAYLVLGCAVGRFFAAFGLFPAPIWLPAGLAATASMMGGARLLPGVFLGSFLVNALAFEAPPTVAAAISLGNALGPLAGAMLTRRLRPATGLFTRFSGVVAFIIGLVLLHALLTASIGTLSLLSLGGLPWQDAWGTWAGWVLCDAGGTFYFAPSLALWLGLERVPPAPGRAAGGAQGMLFLDGAVWLATAGLAVLVFSINLPDRLPSAQLVFLLAVPLSWVALRISLRAAYTLLTILCVIASAGTVAGLGPFQGPGVANPMQSASMLIVLCAMNVLTLMALVSERREAEWALADANRTLEYRVAERTEQLRRLVGTDALTGIANRRGFLEQAERALVASRGQGRPFSLITFDLDHFKAINDCAGHAGGDAVLRAVARRCQEALRAEDLLGRLGGEEFAIALPGVDRAGALALAERLRQVLREVRPGFALPGHYLSASFGIAVRQPGEGLNSLLLRADGALYAAKNAGRDQVHEARGNDPAAA
- a CDS encoding GNAT family N-acetyltransferase produces the protein MKLSLVEPAIRVAVEVTFLRMERPPAGPAPALPADAHVEVVAGCTVPFYRYLYNTVGQDYVWWLRRTVGDAEIANVLADPAVSIHVLYHGGAPAGFYELERRGSGQTNIAYFGLLPHAVGRGMGAGFLRHAIDQGWARGTRLLTVNTCTADHPRALPNYRAAGFTETRRVREIWPVPVRLGLKVPERLLAG
- a CDS encoding putative bifunctional diguanylate cyclase/phosphodiesterase, with product MVRNGWAKEAQAGRDSDRLFRLLAENASDMIVLLALDGTRTYVSPACRTILGYEPEEIMGVSTFVYVHPDDLEPVRERMRAVAEGHGDRRGVNRIIRSDGRTAWVESSLRLVRDPVTGEPREIVAVVRDITQQKLNEARVEQLASTDELTGLPNRRAFLAGVEAMLAKGARCALLFIDLDNFKPINDIHGHSAGDAVLTVVASRLRQEAPAGAMVARLGGDEFAILLADGHLAAELAEHILQVMAAPVVTEDLVAEIGASIGISRCPEQGHDSQNLLRTADMAMDHAKRAGPGRYFFFASEMEEELREKTVFKVRLRQAITAGEIIPYYQPLVDLRSRRLIGLEVLARWKHPDRGVLPPSEFITHAELGGLISPLFNDLLRQACHDATQWPDGLKIAVNMSPLQLQDAALSGTVLNILSETGLSPLRLELEVTETGIVHDLGTAKRLLGMLREAGIRVALDDFGTGYASLRMVKELAVDRLKIDRSFVVALASAPESGRYVSAIIGLARALGLGTTAEGIEDASTMRRIASMGCDLGQGYFFGRPHPASELGPWLRDAAEGLPAVPEAEIVNPSSAQIPASAGAAAGRASPPGRVLF
- a CDS encoding GNAT family N-acetyltransferase, whose protein sequence is MDGGWGGDAPHVVRTDRLVLRPVCPAHLDDLIRLKGDEAAFGLMLHGTRSAARTAEELQDDMAFWAVRGYGTWAVHRAEDDAFLGIVGLMERPDGRGIALRFSLWPWSRGKGYAREAARAVLEFGHAAGLSRIIAVARESNLASRAVLTDLGLRECDHYMHQEYPMRVYESLRPPLARQRA